One genomic region from Gemmobacter aquarius encodes:
- the lspA gene encoding signal peptidase II yields the protein MTRVMLTSLIAAAVVADQLTKTAALSLLSQGTAVPVLPGLNLSLGFNTGASFGMMGGFMAGKPLLMAALTGALTIAFAVMAFRAQPALERAGFALVVGGALGNIIDRLRQGAVTDFLDFYWRDWHWPTFNVADIAITLGTVLILAASLPLRRRKEPVLDQS from the coding sequence ATGACCAGGGTGATGCTGACTTCGCTGATTGCTGCCGCAGTGGTGGCAGACCAGTTGACCAAGACCGCAGCGCTGTCGCTGCTGTCGCAGGGGACTGCGGTCCCGGTCCTGCCGGGCCTCAACCTTTCCCTCGGGTTCAATACCGGCGCGAGCTTTGGCATGATGGGCGGGTTCATGGCGGGTAAGCCCCTTCTGATGGCTGCGCTGACGGGCGCACTGACCATCGCCTTCGCCGTCATGGCATTCCGGGCGCAACCTGCTTTGGAAAGGGCAGGCTTTGCACTGGTCGTGGGCGGGGCGCTTGGCAACATCATCGACCGGCTTCGGCAGGGTGCCGTGACTGATTTCCTTGATTTCTATTGGCGTGACTGGCACTGGCCCACGTTCAACGTCGCCGATATTGCGATCACTCTCGGCACGGTCCTGATCCTTGCCGCCTCGCTTCCCCTTCGTCGCCGCAAGGAGCCGGTTCTTGACCAAAGCTGA
- a CDS encoding YnfA family protein, with protein sequence MTAPGTLAIYAGAALAEILGCFAVWAWMRQGASPLWLLPGLVSLAVFAWLLTFAPADFAGRAYAAYGGVYIAASLVWLWLVEKQRPDAWDMTGAAICLLGAAIILLAPRAA encoded by the coding sequence ATGACCGCGCCCGGCACACTCGCCATCTATGCCGGAGCGGCCCTGGCCGAAATCCTCGGCTGCTTTGCCGTCTGGGCCTGGATGCGGCAAGGCGCAAGCCCGCTCTGGCTGCTGCCTGGCCTGGTTAGCCTCGCCGTGTTCGCCTGGCTTCTCACGTTTGCCCCGGCCGATTTCGCGGGGCGCGCTTATGCGGCCTATGGCGGTGTCTACATCGCTGCCTCTCTCGTCTGGCTTTGGCTTGTCGAGAAGCAGCGTCCGGATGCTTGGGACATGACGGGTGCTGCGATTTGCTTGCTCGGCGCAGCAATCATCCTTCTTGCGCCCCGGGCGGCTTGA
- a CDS encoding methyltransferase family protein, whose translation MISGFGWAALALLFGYLALFFWGSALAAKAAGRPVWLFARATGRDRLAAIGFRVAFALAFFGPLLWLAVPILHKIDPLWTEGRGVLLGLIGVFVAGLGAMVAFAAQMSMGSSWRVGLVGGETGDLVSGGLYRFSRNPTFVGQAALLVGVAMAVPAIPTVLAPLLFLWSASTQVRSEEAALRAAIGPDYDRYAASVPRWIGIKSKAVE comes from the coding sequence ATGATCTCCGGTTTCGGCTGGGCCGCACTGGCCCTTCTCTTCGGCTATCTGGCCCTGTTCTTTTGGGGCAGCGCGCTGGCCGCGAAAGCGGCGGGTCGGCCTGTATGGCTGTTCGCCCGCGCCACGGGGCGCGATCGGCTGGCGGCAATCGGGTTTCGCGTGGCCTTTGCCTTGGCGTTCTTCGGGCCGCTCCTCTGGCTCGCCGTGCCTATCCTGCACAAGATCGATCCGCTTTGGACCGAGGGGCGCGGCGTCCTCCTTGGTCTGATCGGGGTCTTTGTCGCGGGGCTTGGCGCGATGGTGGCCTTTGCCGCGCAGATGTCGATGGGATCATCCTGGCGCGTCGGCTTGGTGGGCGGCGAGACGGGCGATCTGGTTTCGGGCGGGCTTTACCGTTTCAGTCGCAACCCAACCTTTGTGGGTCAAGCGGCGCTGCTGGTGGGTGTTGCGATGGCGGTTCCGGCAATCCCTACGGTCCTGGCCCCGCTCCTGTTCCTCTGGTCGGCCAGCACGCAAGTCAGGTCGGAAGAGGCCGCCCTGCGCGCGGCGATCGGGCCGGACTATGATCGTTACGCCGCGTCGGTCCCACGCTGGATCGGCATCAAGAGCAAGGCCGTAGAATGA
- a CDS encoding FixH family protein — protein MTSMFRRICGSVLALLIGASALWAGADDYRFEVVSTDHRVGSGVTIELRLTDLRTGQPVEGAVIYATRMDMAPDGMEMMTSPVTALPAEGPGTYLFSTDLTMAGGWRFSVAAKVQGEPETVKAELELRAEP, from the coding sequence ATGACAAGCATGTTCCGCCGCATTTGCGGCTCCGTTCTGGCACTTCTCATCGGCGCATCTGCCCTCTGGGCAGGTGCCGACGACTACCGTTTCGAAGTCGTCTCGACCGACCATCGAGTCGGATCTGGGGTGACGATTGAACTTCGTCTGACCGATCTTCGCACCGGCCAGCCGGTCGAGGGCGCGGTTATCTATGCCACGCGCATGGACATGGCCCCCGACGGGATGGAGATGATGACCTCACCCGTCACCGCATTGCCGGCCGAAGGTCCGGGCACTTACTTGTTCAGCACGGATCTCACCATGGCGGGCGGATGGCGGTTTTCGGTGGCGGCCAAGGTGCAGGGTGAACCGGAAACCGTGAAGGCAGAACTGGAATTGCGAGCCGAGCCATGA
- the mntR gene encoding manganese-binding transcriptional regulator MntR: MTEFDPAPQATTDDRPADLRAGAFQGVREARRNELAEDYVELIAELIHQHGEARPVDIAARLGVKVPTVSKTLDRLAREGLITRAKYRSVFLTDTGRALAKECRRRHEIVLRFLISLGLDPETAERDAEGIEHHVSERTLALFSAFANRS, encoded by the coding sequence ATGACAGAGTTCGATCCTGCACCCCAAGCCACAACGGATGACCGGCCCGCGGACCTGCGCGCCGGGGCGTTTCAGGGTGTTCGCGAAGCCCGGCGCAATGAACTAGCCGAGGACTATGTCGAACTGATCGCCGAACTGATCCACCAACACGGCGAAGCGCGCCCCGTAGACATCGCCGCCCGGCTTGGTGTGAAGGTGCCGACAGTGAGCAAGACGCTCGACCGTCTGGCGCGGGAGGGACTGATCACCCGCGCGAAGTATCGCTCGGTGTTTTTGACGGACACAGGCCGTGCGCTCGCGAAGGAATGTCGGCGGCGGCACGAGATCGTGCTACGCTTTCTCATCAGTCTGGGCCTTGATCCCGAGACAGCGGAACGCGATGCCGAAGGCATCGAGCACCATGTCAGCGAGCGAACGCTGGCCCTGTTTTCAGCCTTCGCCAACCGGTCCTGA
- a CDS encoding DsbA family protein — translation MNRRTLILGASALGVAAFAGGAFVLKQRRDAEAEAAAAATPTEDQALLVRDYSPSFGPADAAVTLVEFFDPSCEACRAYHPVVQEIRRQFPTQVRVVLRYTVFHEGSDEAVRILEAARMQDKFEPVLDALLEQQPGWAVHGSPEMDVAWEIAGAAGLDLEKAETDQFFPGITGILNQDAADVEALAIRQTPTFFLNGKRLENFSADSLIADVRFAVENS, via the coding sequence ATGAACCGCCGCACCCTTATCCTTGGAGCCTCCGCACTTGGTGTTGCTGCCTTCGCGGGTGGCGCCTTCGTGCTGAAACAGCGCCGCGACGCCGAGGCAGAAGCGGCGGCCGCCGCCACGCCAACCGAGGATCAGGCCCTCTTGGTCCGTGACTACTCCCCTAGCTTCGGCCCCGCCGATGCCGCCGTCACACTGGTTGAATTCTTCGATCCCTCCTGCGAGGCCTGCCGTGCATACCACCCCGTGGTGCAGGAAATCCGGCGGCAGTTCCCGACGCAGGTCCGGGTGGTGCTGCGCTACACCGTTTTCCATGAAGGCTCGGACGAGGCAGTGCGCATCCTCGAGGCTGCGCGGATGCAAGACAAGTTCGAGCCGGTGCTGGATGCGCTGCTGGAACAGCAACCAGGCTGGGCTGTCCATGGCTCGCCCGAGATGGATGTCGCCTGGGAGATTGCCGGGGCTGCAGGCCTCGATCTTGAAAAGGCCGAGACGGACCAGTTCTTCCCGGGCATCACTGGTATCCTGAATCAGGATGCGGCCGACGTGGAAGCCTTGGCTATCCGCCAAACGCCAACCTTCTTCCTTAATGGCAAACGGCTGGAGAATTTCAGCGCCGACAGCCTCATCGCCGATGTGCGGTTTGCGGTCGAGAATAGCTGA
- a CDS encoding Nramp family divalent metal transporter: MTTNAWRQESETPSLSEVFRTIAVGNGGTSRFRRFLAFIGPGYLVAVGYMDPGNWATSLAGGAAFGYTLLFVALLSNIMAILLQSLCARLAVASGRDLAQACRDAFPKWMSVPLWIFAELAIIATDLAEVIGTAIGLNLLFGIPLEIGIFITAADVFLILWLQNKGFRWIEALIISLMALIAACFVVLIAQADPVWGEVIAGFAPSREIFNNPTMLYLALGIIGATVMPHNLYLHSGIVQTRAFGLDLPSKREALRLATWDSTIALMFALTINASILILAAAAFYTVGQNDVAEIDKAHLLLEPLLGSSLAPVLFGVALLCAGLNSTVTATMAGQIVMEGFINLRIAPWARRLITRGLAIIPAIFVILLYGSGGVGELLILSQVVLSFQLPFAIVPLVMFTASRAKMGELVAPRWLTGLCWLIAAVIIVLNVNLLSTVLLG; this comes from the coding sequence ATGACGACCAATGCCTGGCGGCAGGAAAGCGAGACTCCCTCCCTTTCCGAAGTCTTCCGCACCATCGCGGTCGGGAACGGTGGCACCAGCCGGTTCCGCCGGTTCCTCGCCTTCATCGGTCCCGGTTATCTGGTGGCAGTGGGCTATATGGACCCCGGCAACTGGGCGACCTCGCTCGCCGGTGGCGCGGCGTTCGGTTACACGCTCTTGTTCGTCGCGCTTCTGTCGAACATCATGGCGATCCTCCTGCAGTCTCTCTGCGCGCGGCTGGCTGTCGCCTCGGGCCGCGATCTGGCGCAGGCCTGCCGCGATGCTTTCCCGAAATGGATGTCCGTCCCGCTCTGGATCTTTGCCGAACTGGCCATCATCGCCACAGACCTGGCCGAGGTGATCGGCACGGCCATCGGCCTCAACCTGCTCTTCGGCATCCCGCTCGAGATCGGCATCTTCATCACAGCCGCCGACGTGTTCCTGATCCTGTGGCTGCAGAACAAGGGGTTCCGCTGGATCGAGGCGCTGATCATCTCGCTGATGGCGCTGATCGCGGCCTGTTTTGTCGTGTTGATTGCTCAGGCCGACCCAGTCTGGGGCGAGGTCATCGCAGGCTTTGCCCCAAGCCGCGAGATTTTCAACAACCCGACGATGCTCTACCTCGCTCTTGGCATTATCGGGGCGACGGTAATGCCGCATAACCTATACCTGCATTCGGGGATCGTGCAGACTCGCGCCTTCGGGCTTGATCTGCCCTCGAAGCGCGAGGCGCTGAGGTTGGCGACTTGGGACAGCACCATCGCACTGATGTTCGCGCTGACGATCAATGCATCGATCCTGATCCTGGCCGCTGCTGCCTTCTACACCGTGGGGCAAAACGACGTAGCCGAAATTGACAAGGCGCATCTGTTGCTGGAGCCCTTGCTCGGCTCGTCGCTCGCGCCGGTCCTGTTCGGTGTGGCACTCCTCTGCGCGGGGCTGAACTCTACTGTCACCGCCACCATGGCCGGACAGATCGTGATGGAAGGTTTCATCAACCTGCGCATCGCCCCTTGGGCGCGGCGGCTGATTACCCGGGGCCTTGCCATCATCCCAGCGATCTTCGTGATCCTGCTCTACGGCAGCGGTGGTGTGGGTGAGCTTTTGATCCTGAGTCAGGTGGTGCTGTCATTCCAGCTTCCCTTCGCCATAGTGCCCTTGGTGATGTTCACAGCCAGCCGCGCCAAGATGGGCGAACTGGTCGCACCCCGCTGGCTGACCGGCCTCTGTTGGTTGATTGCGGCCGTGATTATCGTGCTGAACGTGAACCTGCTGTCGACCGTGCTTTTGGGCTGA
- a CDS encoding disulfide bond formation protein B — MTKADPQSLSRDDLSLTVAFLIALAATLGALFIGEVLGQMPCTLCWYQRIAMFPLVPILGLSLWRGDGMARTYGLPLAFAGLALAAWHSGLYAGILPAPIVPCTENGPSCTGEAQMILGLPIPYLSAVAFAAILACLILPKGHRT, encoded by the coding sequence TTGACCAAAGCTGACCCGCAGAGCCTGTCGCGTGACGACCTTTCCTTGACCGTCGCTTTCCTGATCGCACTGGCGGCCACGCTTGGTGCGCTCTTCATCGGAGAGGTGCTTGGTCAGATGCCCTGCACGCTCTGCTGGTATCAGCGTATCGCCATGTTCCCCTTGGTGCCGATCCTTGGCCTGTCGCTCTGGCGGGGAGACGGGATGGCGCGCACCTATGGCTTGCCGTTGGCTTTCGCCGGGCTCGCACTTGCGGCATGGCATTCGGGCCTGTACGCAGGGATCCTGCCCGCACCGATCGTGCCATGCACTGAAAATGGCCCCTCCTGCACCGGTGAGGCGCAGATGATCCTTGGCCTGCCGATCCCCTATCTCTCAGCGGTCGCCTTTGCGGCGATCCTTGCCTGTCTCATCCTGCCGAAAGGACACCGCACATGA
- a CDS encoding MerR family transcriptional regulator: MLTIGKLGEAAGVKVPTIRYYEQIGLLPEAERSAGNQRLYGRKAMERLAFIRHARDLGFTLEAIRDLLSLSDRPDQSCAAADAIARAQLAEIESRLARLTALKAELERMVVQCAGGKIADCRVIEVLGDHSLCATDHRYPESEVPS, translated from the coding sequence ATGCTGACCATCGGAAAACTGGGCGAGGCAGCCGGGGTGAAGGTTCCGACGATCCGCTATTACGAACAGATCGGCCTTTTGCCCGAGGCGGAACGCAGCGCGGGCAACCAGCGGCTCTATGGCCGCAAGGCGATGGAGCGTCTGGCGTTCATCCGGCATGCGCGCGATCTGGGTTTCACGCTGGAAGCGATCCGCGATCTCCTCAGCTTGTCGGACAGACCCGACCAGTCGTGTGCCGCCGCAGATGCCATCGCAAGGGCGCAACTGGCCGAAATTGAAAGCCGCCTTGCCCGCCTGACCGCGCTGAAGGCCGAACTCGAACGCATGGTCGTGCAATGCGCAGGCGGGAAGATCGCCGACTGCCGGGTCATAGAGGTGCTGGGAGACCATTCCCTGTGCGCGACAGATCACCGCTACCCAGAAAGCGAGGTGCCGTCATGA
- a CDS encoding heavy metal translocating P-type ATPase, whose protein sequence is MSEAARETYCDWTVTGMDCGSCATKIRDAVARLPGVSGVEVGIMTERLRLTLDETQTKRDKIEKTVRALGYQIAPRAAGAKKDFVLPGAHDGHDDDHAAHEGHDHAGHDHGPKAAAAKRDDSGHGSPGHVHDDPADRGKRWYQTAKGKLVIFTALLLGAAWIIEYLAPEIGKWAFVAACLIGVAPVAQRAFSALRMGQPFTIESLMTIAAIGALFINAAEEAALVVFLFAVGEVLEGVAAGKARDGIRALANLVPKTAQLVTGDTTREVPAASLTIGQTVLVRPGDRIPADGEILDGTSGVDESPVTGESVPKTRGPGDAVFAGAINTEAALRVKVTKGAEDNTIARIIRLVEEAEEARAPTERFIDRFSRWYMPAIVAVAALVVVVPPLAFGQPWDTWVYRGLALLLIGCPCALVISVPASIASAMSTGARRGLLMKGGAVIEAAAKVEVVTFDKTGTLTHGRPQVTDVVPFGATTEAELLAVAAGVETGSSHPLAIAILNKAKDAGVSALPSQDAKALMGKGVVATVGGAVAYVSSPRYAMEHGGLDGIGLRQATIFEEDGKTAVAVFREKNPLGLIAMRDEPRADAKDAVRQLTAMGVTSVILTGDNPRTAAAIAGSLGLKFEADMLPEDKLAYIREIGTQGSVMMIGDGINDAPALKQASVGVAMGSGTDVALETADAAILRDRVTDIPATIRLSRAAMANIRQNVTIALGLKAVFLVTSVFGLTGLWIAILADTGATVLVTLNALRLLRFNPEREA, encoded by the coding sequence ATGTCGGAAGCTGCACGCGAAACGTACTGCGACTGGACCGTGACGGGCATGGACTGCGGGTCCTGCGCGACCAAGATCAGGGATGCGGTGGCGCGTCTTCCGGGGGTAAGCGGCGTCGAGGTCGGGATCATGACGGAGCGCCTGCGGCTGACCCTGGACGAGACGCAGACCAAGCGGGACAAGATCGAGAAGACCGTCCGTGCGCTTGGCTATCAGATTGCGCCACGCGCGGCTGGGGCGAAGAAGGACTTCGTTCTGCCCGGTGCCCACGATGGGCATGACGATGACCATGCGGCACATGAGGGCCACGATCACGCCGGGCACGACCACGGCCCGAAGGCGGCCGCCGCAAAGCGCGACGACAGCGGTCACGGCAGCCCCGGCCATGTCCATGATGACCCCGCCGACCGGGGCAAGCGCTGGTATCAGACGGCCAAGGGCAAGCTGGTCATCTTCACCGCGCTGTTGCTCGGTGCGGCCTGGATCATCGAGTATCTTGCGCCCGAGATCGGCAAATGGGCCTTTGTCGCCGCCTGTCTGATCGGCGTGGCCCCAGTGGCGCAGCGTGCCTTCTCCGCCTTGCGCATGGGTCAGCCCTTCACCATCGAAAGCCTGATGACCATCGCGGCCATCGGCGCGCTGTTCATCAACGCGGCGGAAGAAGCGGCGCTGGTCGTTTTCCTGTTCGCCGTAGGCGAGGTGCTCGAAGGCGTGGCCGCTGGCAAGGCGCGAGACGGCATCAGGGCCTTGGCGAACCTTGTCCCGAAAACGGCACAACTGGTCACCGGCGACACCACGCGTGAGGTGCCCGCCGCAAGCCTGACCATCGGCCAGACCGTGCTTGTTCGCCCCGGCGACCGGATTCCGGCCGATGGCGAGATCCTGGATGGCACCTCGGGCGTGGACGAAAGCCCGGTCACCGGCGAAAGCGTCCCCAAAACGCGCGGGCCGGGGGATGCGGTCTTTGCAGGCGCAATCAACACTGAGGCCGCGCTGCGGGTGAAGGTCACCAAGGGCGCGGAAGACAACACCATCGCCCGCATCATCCGCTTGGTCGAAGAGGCCGAGGAGGCGCGCGCGCCGACCGAACGCTTCATAGACCGTTTCAGCCGCTGGTATATGCCCGCAATCGTCGCCGTTGCGGCGCTGGTCGTGGTGGTACCGCCGCTGGCATTCGGTCAACCCTGGGACACCTGGGTGTATCGCGGCCTTGCCTTGCTCCTGATCGGCTGCCCTTGCGCGCTGGTCATTTCGGTCCCCGCCTCCATTGCCTCCGCCATGTCCACCGGGGCGCGGCGTGGGCTGTTGATGAAGGGCGGCGCAGTGATCGAGGCGGCGGCGAAGGTGGAGGTCGTGACCTTCGACAAGACCGGAACGCTGACGCATGGCCGCCCGCAGGTGACGGATGTGGTGCCGTTCGGGGCAACGACCGAGGCCGAGCTTCTTGCCGTTGCTGCGGGCGTCGAAACAGGGTCGAGCCACCCGCTGGCGATTGCGATCCTGAACAAGGCCAAGGACGCGGGCGTTTCCGCGCTGCCGTCGCAGGATGCCAAGGCCCTGATGGGCAAAGGCGTTGTTGCAACCGTGGGCGGCGCGGTGGCCTATGTATCCTCGCCCCGTTATGCGATGGAGCATGGCGGGCTCGATGGCATCGGTCTTCGGCAGGCCACGATTTTTGAGGAGGACGGAAAGACCGCCGTCGCCGTGTTCCGCGAAAAGAACCCGCTGGGCCTTATCGCCATGCGAGACGAGCCGCGTGCGGATGCCAAAGACGCGGTGCGCCAGTTGACGGCCATGGGAGTGACATCGGTGATCCTGACCGGGGACAACCCGCGCACGGCCGCCGCGATTGCCGGAAGTCTTGGGCTGAAGTTCGAGGCCGACATGCTGCCCGAGGACAAGCTCGCCTATATCCGCGAGATCGGTACCCAAGGCAGCGTGATGATGATCGGCGACGGCATCAACGACGCCCCCGCGCTCAAACAGGCAAGCGTTGGCGTGGCGATGGGCTCGGGAACTGATGTGGCGCTGGAAACGGCCGATGCGGCCATTCTTCGTGACCGAGTGACCGACATTCCCGCCACGATCCGTCTGTCGCGCGCTGCGATGGCCAACATCCGCCAGAACGTGACCATCGCGCTCGGGCTGAAAGCCGTCTTCCTCGTGACCTCGGTATTCGGTCTGACCGGTCTCTGGATCGCGATCCTGGCTGACACCGGAGCGACTGTGCTGGTGACGCTGAACGCGCTGCGCCTGCTGCGGTTCAATCCGGAACGGGAGGCGTAG